Genomic window (Dyadobacter fanqingshengii):
AACATTATGAGAAGGAGCTTTTTAAGGCGAAAATGGAGAAGACTGCTGCTGGGCAAACCTGGTTCAGGGTTAGCGATGCCGTTTTGAATGATTCCATATTTTCGCTCGCGCCCTACCAGGAGCGGTTTTTCCTTGGGGATTCCGTCCCGGCGCAGGCGATACGGTTAAACATCCCCGAAGGAAGAAGATTGGTCATAGCGCCCTCGCGTGAGCCGGAAGATACTTCGTCGCATTTTTTCATGGAGCTATACAAGATCAAGCATAACGGTAAGCCGCAGCGACTCGACTACATCAGCGACAAAATGCAAACATTAACCTACACAAATGATGACTCCGACACATTATTACTGCGCTTACAAACCGGTCTAGGTGAAAAAATAGCAGTTTCCCTTTCGTTAACCACCGAGCCAGCATTAGGTTTCCCGGTTTCAGGACATGATATGTCATCGGTGATCAGTTTTTGGGGAGCGGACCGGGATGGCGGAATCCGCTCACATGAAGGAATTGATATTCGGGCGAAGCGAGGAACGCCTGTCGTCGCAGCACAAAATGGCTTCGTAACCCAAACGGGAACCAACAATCTGGGTGGAAAAGTCGTTTTCCTATCCTCCATGAATAGCCCATATTCATTGTATTATGCACATCTGGATAGTCAACTGGTTTCTGTTGGAAAGCGTGTGGTTGTGGGCGATACACTTGGACTGGTAGGAAACACAGGCAATGCAATTACCACAGCGCCGCACCTGCATTTTGGCATTTATGCCCGGGGTTCCGGAGCGGTGAATCCGTTGTCGTTTATTGATAACCGCAAAGAAAAAATTCCCGGCTTGCCCGAACGGTCGCGTTGGCTCGGCGACACGGTTCGCATCCGACGTAAAGCCAATTTATATATCTCTCCGCAGTTTGAACAGTCTGGTAAAATCGCCTCCATTTCAGCCAATACATTGGTGCGAATACTGGGAGAAATGGCGAAAGGTTTTCGGGTAGAATTGGAAAACGGCACGAAAGGATACATTCCTTCGGTTCCGTTTGAAGCTTATTCGAAACAAATTTCATTGAATAAATAACATTGAAATAAAAAAATCCGGGAGCAGAAAAACTGGTAAATCTGCCCCGGATCCGCATACAGCCTGGAAGCAAGCGCCTCTGACTGTGATCTTCTATAAACCTATTTTAATTCAGTTAACCATTGCACTATTGTTTGTCTGCAATCATTTCGATTTCCTGGCCGTCAAAAACCACGAAAATGTTCAGCTTATTGGATCTAACGCTTCCTACTTTTTCTGTCCCTTCATAAATGTCAATCCCTGTGCTTCCTGCATTTTTAAGGTTTAATGTTCCCAGATCTTCATCCGGTTCTGAAACGCCGTCCAGTTTCAGCTTCATTTTGGCAGTCACAACTTCGGCAGAAAACTTATCGAGCAGAACAGTGATTGCTGCTCCATTTAACGGCTTGTTGGTTCCGTCCACATTCAACTCCGTCACCTTGTAAGTGCCCGCAACCTGGGCGGCCAGTTCAGGTGCCGGATCCTTGGCTTTGTCTTCCTCGCAGGCAAAAAATAATGTACTCAGGAATAAAATCAGAAAAATCTTTTTCATGGCTGTTTTGATTAATAATTGAATAGATAAATGTTATAAAATGTCCTTTTTGACTCTACAAAGGTAGATGGCTAGTAGCCAGGCAATCAATCCTCTAAAAGTAGGATTTTCGAAAAATCATGCTTTTAGAGGATATTATTGAAAGGTTTTATTTAGGAATTTTACACCCGTAATTTTCCATACATAACTCCTCCGTGAATCGATGAAATTAGTTTATACGACGGCCTTACTCTTTTTTCTTTATACACATGCGAGCGCTCAAAGCGCAGATGCGATTTTGAAGAAGATCAGGGAAAGTAAGGAAGACACCAACCGCGTGCTGGCATACATTGAATATGGCCAGTTGCTCGAAAACCAGAATCTTGACAGTGCCGGTAAATATTATTTGAAGGCAGAAGCATTGAGCCAAAAGCTGGACTATAATATGGGGAAGTTCAAATTCCGCTCGAATTACACCTATATCCTGAATTTGCAAGGAAAATTTGAGCAGGGGCTTAAACTGAATAGAGAAAGTTTCGACATCGCCAGGGACATGAAACACGAGGTGAATATTGGAAAAAGCCTCGCTAATATTGCCACCAGCCACGTCTACATGGGCAATTTTACCGAAGCCATTAAATATTACCAGCGATCGGCAGACCAGTTTGAGAAGTTAGGAATGAAGGAATTTCTTCCAAGACTTTACATTAGCATCGGGTCTGCATTCGAGCATGCCAATCTTTTTAATAAGTCATTGGTATACAAACAAAAAGCCTTGCAGCTGGCGCGTCCGATGAAGGACAGCCTTACACTGGCAGACATTCTGACGAATCTCGGTGGCTGTTATTTCAATTTAAAGCGATACAAGGAAGGTCTGGCTGTTTACACTGAGGGACTTGCAGTGGCGCAAAAGATTAAGTCCGACATTTTTGTGGTGCAGGCTTATGGCGGACTTTGCCGGGTTAACCGCGGACTGAAAAAACTGGACATTGCCCGGGAATACGGAGAAAAAGGCTTGGATCTGGCCAGGAAAACGGGAAATGTGTTTTTGGAAATGGAATGCCTCCGGGCGCTTATGTTCGTAGCTGAGGATAGTAACCAGCCTGAGCTTTCTGCCAAATACACCCGGGAAGCGCTCAAAATTGCAGAAGACAACGAAATGACGGATCATTTGGTGGAGCTTTATGAAGATTACGCAACCGACCTGGCGCGCGAAAACAATTACAAAGGCGCATACGATTATCTGATGAAATACACGATCATGAATGACTCGATCCAGGGACTTGACATTCAAAAACAATTGCAGGAACTGGACACGAAA
Coding sequences:
- a CDS encoding peptidoglycan DD-metalloendopeptidase family protein; this encodes MKYLIRLLIVALVIEFAVSCKPVPVSHWFPVTPLEHYEKELFKAKMEKTAAGQTWFRVSDAVLNDSIFSLAPYQERFFLGDSVPAQAIRLNIPEGRRLVIAPSREPEDTSSHFFMELYKIKHNGKPQRLDYISDKMQTLTYTNDDSDTLLLRLQTGLGEKIAVSLSLTTEPALGFPVSGHDMSSVISFWGADRDGGIRSHEGIDIRAKRGTPVVAAQNGFVTQTGTNNLGGKVVFLSSMNSPYSLYYAHLDSQLVSVGKRVVVGDTLGLVGNTGNAITTAPHLHFGIYARGSGAVNPLSFIDNRKEKIPGLPERSRWLGDTVRIRRKANLYISPQFEQSGKIASISANTLVRILGEMAKGFRVELENGTKGYIPSVPFEAYSKQISLNK
- a CDS encoding tetratricopeptide repeat-containing sensor histidine kinase; the encoded protein is MKLVYTTALLFFLYTHASAQSADAILKKIRESKEDTNRVLAYIEYGQLLENQNLDSAGKYYLKAEALSQKLDYNMGKFKFRSNYTYILNLQGKFEQGLKLNRESFDIARDMKHEVNIGKSLANIATSHVYMGNFTEAIKYYQRSADQFEKLGMKEFLPRLYISIGSAFEHANLFNKSLVYKQKALQLARPMKDSLTLADILTNLGGCYFNLKRYKEGLAVYTEGLAVAQKIKSDIFVVQAYGGLCRVNRGLKKLDIAREYGEKGLDLARKTGNVFLEMECLRALMFVAEDSNQPELSAKYTREALKIAEDNEMTDHLVELYEDYATDLARENNYKGAYDYLMKYTIMNDSIQGLDIQKQLQELDTKYLTAQKEKQIVTLEKEKQTRNTLIYSLIAGLVVFILIAVLVYRNIAIRKRIAEQEVLQLQQEKQLVATNSILKGQEEERTRVARDLHDGLGGLLSGIKLTLNSVKGNVILPEESAMTFTRALTQLDGAISEMRRVAHSMMPETLVRFGLIEALNDFCEGISASGQLKVTMQDFGFENRLDSSIEIVLYRVVQELLNNVLKYAEATEAQVQLTWIGNNVSLTVEDNGKGFDVRSLETSKGAGFRNVQARVDYLNGKLDIQSTPEEGTSVLVEIVV